CGCAACCCCGCCAGACTTGACCGCCTGCCGGTGGAGCGCCTGCAAGTGATCGAAGGGGACGTGACGGACCCGGAACCTGTGCAGCAGGCCGTTCGCGGGTGCGCTCGCGTGTATCATTGTGCGGCCTTCGTCGGATTCGGGGGCGCCAGGGAGCACGCCCCGATGATGCGGGTCAACGTAGGCGGCACGCGGACGGTGGTCGACGCGTGTCTCGAGGAAGGCGTCGAACGTCTGGTGCATACCTCGTCGATTGCCGCGCTGGGCCGACCCGAACGGTCCCAGGGCTGTTATGACGAGACGACGGACTGGGTGGAGTCCTCACTCAACACCCACTACGCGCTGTCCAAACACCTCGCCGAACTCGAAATCCATCGGGGTGTAGCGGAGGGACTCGACGCCGTCATGGTGAACCCATCCCTGGTGATGGGGCCGGGGCGCCCCGGAGAGAACACCATGCGGATTGCGGGCAACCTGAAGCGCGGTAAAGTGCCCGGCATTCCTTCCGGGGCCACGAATGTGGTCGATGTGCGGGACGTCGCAGCCGGACACATCGCTGCCATGGACCGAGGCCGAACAGGGGAACGCTACATCCTGGCCTCGGAGAACCTGACCTGGCAGGTCAT
The sequence above is a segment of the Rhodothermales bacterium genome. Coding sequences within it:
- a CDS encoding SDR family oxidoreductase — encoded protein: MRVTLVTGGSGFVGTWLVRALLDAGDEVRVLARNPARLDRLPVERLQVIEGDVTDPEPVQQAVRGCARVYHCAAFVGFGGAREHAPMMRVNVGGTRTVVDACLEEGVERLVHTSSIAALGRPERSQGCYDETTDWVESSLNTHYALSKHLAELEIHRGVAEGLDAVMVNPSLVMGPGRPGENTMRIAGNLKRGKVPGIPSGATNVVDVRDVAAGHIAAMDRGRTGERYILASENLTWQVILSTLADELGVQPPKRSISLRKALVAGAVSEVWARISGRPALLTREAARVTGHRTCYENAKAVAELGVQFRPFLETARDMAAAVR